One Deltaproteobacteria bacterium genomic window, CGGTTCCCAATAAGAGGATAGTCAGAATCGTAAAATACTTCTGGTAGGGAACCAGTGCCGAGGCAAAACCAACAGTTCCGGTCAACCCCAACAAAAGAAGCGGCAGGGCACAGCAAGACCCAAAGAAGGCCGCCGCACTGGCACCAACGGCAGTGATTCGTGATAGTTGTTGCATCAGTTCTTCCCCCCTCTCTTTCGTCGACCTGCCGATTCGATGATCTCACAAATACAGGTCGTTTTTTTGTTTCTAACCTTCTTCCAATTTCTCAACTTTCCCATCTCCTTCATCTTTTGATGCAGGGCCGAGATTTTCGTCTCCAGGAGTTCCACCACATGTTCGCAGGGCTTTCCTTTGAGCCTCTTTGCCTCGATCACCTTCTTGATCTCTTCAAGGGTGAGGCCCAACCCCTGTGCTGTCTTGATAAATCGGATTATATCAATCGTTTCTTGCGGATAGAGGCGATAGCGGGAGGAAGACCTCGGAGCGACAGGGACAAGACACTCCTTTTCGTAGTACCGGATCGTCCACGGATCGACACCACATTGTTTTGACAACTCGCCAATAAACAACCCCGAATGCATAGAGGCATTATAAACCTTTGAGTTGGCTCTAAGGTCAAATTGTTTTTTGGGCTGCCGATGTCAAAGAAAGGCACGAGACAGGGTCGAGCCTTCGAGTGCTGAGCTTGTCGAAGGACAGAGTAATACGGTCAATCAAATTTTGAACAGAAGTTCAAAAGGAAAGGACTCGGTCACACCCGGCGATCAAATCGTAGAGATCGCTCATCGTAGACAAGGGACATAATTCCGTCGCGTCCTGCCCACGAATCTTGAGACAGGTACCGCAGGTGAGGATCTGACCGCCCCCTTCGACCAGCGTTTTCATCTGCTCGGTCACTTTGAAACGATCGGTATCGAGCGACTCGCATTCAACCCCCTTTGCCAGGAGAAACACCTTGACCGTATCCCCCTTCTTCAAGGCAAGGTTTCCGAGCCGAAAGGCGTTCCAGACGGTTTCGGGATCGCTGGAATAAATGACAAGGCCGAGTTTCATAAGTACCTGATAAAAAACTTTTCTCCTGTCGGGGCGATAGGATTTGAACCTACGACTTCTTGCTCCCGAAGCAAGCGCTCTACCAGGCTGAGCTACGCCCCGTATTTCGACTCGTCCTTCGGACTCGTTCAGGGGACTGTTGAAAAATGCCATTTTTCAACACACCCTTCAGTACTTCGATCCGAAGTTTTCATCGGTATATCGATCCCTTAGTACTTCGACTCGTAATTACCATGACGTATCTGAAAAGCCAAAAAAATCAATGAAATTACTCGCTCAGCACTAGTCCTGAGTGAATAAATTCGTCACCGAATTTATGAATCGAAGGACTTCGGTCAAAGATCAACCGGAAAACGGGAATCATTTAGTCTCTATGGGTAGATCGATATCATTACTCCAGTCACTCCACGAACCTTCGTAAAGTTTGGCATCAATTCCCGCCAATTTGAGTGCAAAAATATCTGTGCAAGCGGTGATGCCAGAGCCGCAGTAACAGATAGTTTCTTGTATCTCCCCCCTTGCCCCCCTCTTAATGTAAGAGGGGGGACGATATCTCCCCTGCTCATCCACACATTGCGTAAACGGAACATTGATCGCGCCGGGAATGTGACCCGCCCGTTTATCGATCGGTTCTATTTCGCCTCGGTAACGTTCGGGAGAACGGGCGTCGATGAGGGTGATCGAGGAGTTGTTCAGTTGGGCAGCGACATAAGATTTGCCGACCAAGCCCTCACCCGGCCTGCCTCCGGCAATCCACACTCTCCCGTCAACGGGAGAGGATCGGGGTGAGGGTCCAGCTGCAACTCGTCTCCCCTCCTTCACCCACAACTTCCACCCCCCATCAAGAACAGAGACCTTCTCGTGACTGAAATAGCGCAGGAGCCACCAGAGGCGTGGGGCCGGCATCCCGTTCCCCGCATCATAGGCAATAACATAAGTATCCACTCCCACACCGATCTCACTCATCGTCCTCTCAAAATCCGCTGGTCTAGGAATAGGATGCCGACCCGACCCCGCCTTTCCGGAAAGCTGCTCATCAACATCGAGATGAACCGCCTCCGGAATATGTCCCTCTTCATAGTGTCGTCTCCCTTCCCCCGGCTTGCCCAATATCCAGCGACAGTCGATGATGCGAAGGAGAGGATCTTCCAAATGTTTCTCAATCCAGGCGGGAGAGACAAGAAGCGGTGTTTGGTTAGAAAATTTCACTTGTTTGCCGGCTCAAAAATGTTTAGTCCATCTCTACATAACCAAGGGGGTATCATGAATCGAGCAATTTTTTTGACCATGATGGCCGTTCTAGTCTTCGGCTGTTCAAAAAAATCCCAACCAACAACAGAAGGGGCCGCTACCGCCCCGGCACCGGAGGCTTCTATGGCGACAGCAGGGCAGGAACAAACCACCGCATCAGGTTTAAAATATATCGTTCTCAAAGAGGGGACAGGTGTCTCGCCACAACCGGGGCAGACGATTACGGTCCACTACACCGGCTGGTTGACCGACGGCACCAAATTTGACAGCTCCGTCGATCGCGGGACCCCCTTCCAGTTCCAGGTCGGCATGGGTCACGTCATCAAGGGATGGGACGAAGGGGTCCTCATGATGAAGGTCGGCGAGAAGAGAAAACTCATCATCCCTCCCCAGCTCGGCTACGGTGAACGGGGAGCAGGTGGTGTGATACCGTCCAACGCGACGCTGGTGTTTGAGGTAGAGCTGTTGGGGAATTCCTAGACAGGGATAATCGGCTCCGGTTTTCTCATTCTAATTATCCGTACACAGCAGAGCACAACCACAAGGCCACCGACGATCGCCTCCCAGGTCGGGACCTCATGCCAAAAAATAATCCCCAGTATAAATGAAGTAAGAATGCCGGCATAGGAAAGCGGGGAGAGCTTCGAGATCTCTTCCAATCCATACGCATAGGTAATCAGAAACTGTCCCAAGGTTGCCAAACCGCCCGCAACAAGCAGAAAAGATAGCTCCCGCGCATCGGGCCAGACAAAATCCTGCAGCATGACGGGGAGGGAGACAAGAAGACAGGTCACAGAGAAGTAGAAAATGATCCGGGTCGCCTTCTCGATCTGCCGAAGCTGATGAATCACGGTGACGACCAGGGCCGTCAACGCGGAAGAGAGGAGCGCAATCAATCCCGCATAATTAAGAAATTCAAATTGCGGTTGGAGAATCAACCCGACACCGCCCAAGGCGACCAGAATCCAAAACATGAGTCCCCCGGTGATCTTTTCGCTCAAAAAAAAGGAGGCAAAGAGGACGACAAAGATCGGAAATGTGCTCCCCAAGATAGCGGTATCTCCCAAGGCAAGATGACCGAGGGCATAAAATTTACAGGACATCGCCAGGAGTCCCAGAAGGGAGCGGGTCAGCAGAAGGGGAAAGTGAGAGGTCCGAAACGATAGCCTCTCACGAACCATGAGAAAGCCGAAAGCAATCGAAGGGACCAATGAGCGAAAAAAAACAGACTCCGCTACCGAAATCCTTGGGGAAACCGCCTTGATGCAGGCCGCCATACAGGAGAACAGAATCGCCGCGAGGACGATCATGAGCGGACCGCTCTTCTTTACTTGCATCCCCTTTCATTATAGGAAGGGAGGGACGTGCGCAAGATCCCATCAACTATCGCAACACAACATCCGGATAATGCCTCAATCCCCTATTGGGGGAAAAATCCGTTCATCTCAACGATCGATGAGGTCCGCGAGTGCTACCGGGTCTTCTCCGACCTCGACTGTGACGAATACATGTGGGACTGGGAGGGGAAGTTCGTTGATGAGGCGGTTGTCGACCGGCTTCTCCACCGTTATGAGGAGTACTTCCGCAAAAAACAGCTGGGTCGTGACAAATTCCTGACCTTCCGTGTCCCGAACATCTGGCATGAGAAGGGACATCGTCTTGCGCGTGCCTATATGACAATGATCACCGCGGCTCATACCGCCAAGGAATACCGACTGCACACCCCTCCCCTTTTTGAAGTGATCCTCCCGATGACAACCGACGCCTCGCAACTTCTCATGGTCATCAAAAAATACCGCGAGGCGCTTAAATACGAAAAGGCGATCTTTGAAGAGGTGGTGGCGGGGCTTGGCAAGATCGAGATGATTCCTCTGATTGAGGGGAGTGTCACGTTGCTCAAGTCACGGCGGATCCTCCACGAATATGTCCGGGGGTATGAGAAACTTTTTAAATACAAACCTCACTATCTACGGCCGTTCATCGCCAGATCCGATCCGGCGCTTGATGCCGGCTTCATCCCGGCCGTCCTCTCCGCGAGGGCGGCCATTTCAGAATACTACCGTTTTGAAGAGGAGTCGGGAATACCGGTTTACCCGATCATCGGGGTCGGAAGCCTGCCGTTTCGGGGAGGGCTCTCGCCGACCCGATTAGGACGATTTCTTGAAAACTACGCAGGGGTTCGAACCGTTACGATTCAATCCGCCTTTCGCTACGACTACCCGCTGCCCCAGGTCAAAAAGGCGATCCGCTTTTTGAACCGTGAACTCCGCCGCCATCGGGCCGTTCTTTTCTCGGATAAAGAGATTCATGAGATGACGACCCTGGCCGAACAGTTTTCTACCTTTTATCGACCGGTCATCCGAAAACTTGCCCCTATGATTAACGACATCGTCCAATATGTTCCTTCCCACAGGGAAAGGATCCCCCATTCCGGCCACTTTGGCTATTCTCGGAGCATGGAGAAACAAAAGATCAAACTGCCAAGGGCGATTGCGTTTGTGGCGGTCTTCGCCTCGTTAGGTGTCCCCCCAACCTTCATTGGAACAGGCCGCGGTTTACGCAGTTTGATCGAGCAGGGGAAGGAGAAGCTCCTTCAAAAATACCTCCCCACCTTGAGAGAGGATATTGAAGATACGGGACGTTACCTCAATTGGGAAAACCTCAAGTTTTTGATCCGCGAAAACCCTGCCTGGGCCCCGATCCGGGAGGATGTCCTCTTTCTGGAGGAATTTTTGGGTAAGCGACTCGGACCCGAAAAGCCGGATCAGTTCATCCACCGCAACCTGACCTCCAACATCTACCACCTCTGGAAACAAGGTAAACCG contains:
- a CDS encoding MerR family transcriptional regulator encodes the protein MHSGLFIGELSKQCGVDPWTIRYYEKECLVPVAPRSSSRYRLYPQETIDIIRFIKTAQGLGLTLEEIKKVIEAKRLKGKPCEHVVELLETKISALHQKMKEMGKLRNWKKVRNKKTTCICEIIESAGRRKRGGKN
- the ppcA gene encoding phosphoenolpyruvate carboxylase, giving the protein MRKIPSTIATQHPDNASIPYWGKNPFISTIDEVRECYRVFSDLDCDEYMWDWEGKFVDEAVVDRLLHRYEEYFRKKQLGRDKFLTFRVPNIWHEKGHRLARAYMTMITAAHTAKEYRLHTPPLFEVILPMTTDASQLLMVIKKYREALKYEKAIFEEVVAGLGKIEMIPLIEGSVTLLKSRRILHEYVRGYEKLFKYKPHYLRPFIARSDPALDAGFIPAVLSARAAISEYYRFEEESGIPVYPIIGVGSLPFRGGLSPTRLGRFLENYAGVRTVTIQSAFRYDYPLPQVKKAIRFLNRELRRHRAVLFSDKEIHEMTTLAEQFSTFYRPVIRKLAPMINDIVQYVPSHRERIPHSGHFGYSRSMEKQKIKLPRAIAFVAVFASLGVPPTFIGTGRGLRSLIEQGKEKLLQKYLPTLREDIEDTGRYLNWENLKFLIRENPAWAPIREDVLFLEEFLGKRLGPEKPDQFIHRNLTSNIYHLWKQGKPEDLKKEILHAGQVRHSLG
- a CDS encoding DMT family transporter, whose product is MQVKKSGPLMIVLAAILFSCMAACIKAVSPRISVAESVFFRSLVPSIAFGFLMVRERLSFRTSHFPLLLTRSLLGLLAMSCKFYALGHLALGDTAILGSTFPIFVVLFASFFLSEKITGGLMFWILVALGGVGLILQPQFEFLNYAGLIALLSSALTALVVTVIHQLRQIEKATRIIFYFSVTCLLVSLPVMLQDFVWPDARELSFLLVAGGLATLGQFLITYAYGLEEISKLSPLSYAGILTSFILGIIFWHEVPTWEAIVGGLVVVLCCVRIIRMRKPEPIIPV
- a CDS encoding FKBP-type peptidyl-prolyl cis-trans isomerase, which translates into the protein MNRAIFLTMMAVLVFGCSKKSQPTTEGAATAPAPEASMATAGQEQTTASGLKYIVLKEGTGVSPQPGQTITVHYTGWLTDGTKFDSSVDRGTPFQFQVGMGHVIKGWDEGVLMMKVGEKRKLIIPPQLGYGERGAGGVIPSNATLVFEVELLGNS
- a CDS encoding DsrE family protein, which codes for MKLGLVIYSSDPETVWNAFRLGNLALKKGDTVKVFLLAKGVECESLDTDRFKVTEQMKTLVEGGGQILTCGTCLKIRGQDATELCPLSTMSDLYDLIAGCDRVLSF
- a CDS encoding sulfurtransferase — protein: MKFSNQTPLLVSPAWIEKHLEDPLLRIIDCRWILGKPGEGRRHYEEGHIPEAVHLDVDEQLSGKAGSGRHPIPRPADFERTMSEIGVGVDTYVIAYDAGNGMPAPRLWWLLRYFSHEKVSVLDGGWKLWVKEGRRVAAGPSPRSSPVDGRVWIAGGRPGEGLVGKSYVAAQLNNSSITLIDARSPERYRGEIEPIDKRAGHIPGAINVPFTQCVDEQGRYRPPSYIKRGARGEIQETICYCGSGITACTDIFALKLAGIDAKLYEGSWSDWSNDIDLPIETK